One window from the genome of Salvia miltiorrhiza cultivar Shanhuang (shh) chromosome 7, IMPLAD_Smil_shh, whole genome shotgun sequence encodes:
- the LOC130991228 gene encoding BRASSINOSTEROID INSENSITIVE 1-associated receptor kinase 1-like — translation MMSSSRDNWERLVAAVLKRDEIRQLCHQNSISTTSSDSPRTSTSSGDLSRILGNILKRIPVSPPHQPPLISAPGLEAGKNASGPITRKLFSASLWRRKPKDYNLGQGLVGIPEDHFGLGSFLLRELLVATDNFSNNNVVGHDRLGKVYKGRLADGSLVQVTRIRRQEIEINLEITSIAAAHCNVLRARGFCFTQKEKLLVYPFMVNKSVEFWLRERNEPLPPLDWPTRRYISLGAAKGLAYLHYSRGIVHHDVKAANIWLDENFEAVVVDLTLGEFVDCCDNDIVFPLKGTLGHIAPEYLATGKCSVKIDVFGYGIFLLELITAQRALDLARLADDNGMMFLDWVNEIYKEKEWKVIVDAELQGNFIDEEVEQLLRIALLCTRTDPKHRPTMLQIVSVLKSACRLAEMEAEWFMDDIGGDTLERQYVEDFALDKLQAAIEDFSDKIISEDGFNIIYKGFLDGSPVAVERYNSQSLEYYFEKELEIGRTCFHPNLVRVIGFCKTPEERLLVFRLMVNGSVESWLRGRHESRPPLTWQKRKRIALGAARGLAYLHEKCEKKIIHRDVKAANILLDENFVAVVADLKSAKFMDHSMTHITTTVTGTIGHIAPEYLASGRCSDKTDVFGYGAFLLELITGHRAVDLLEVADEEDRLRADWVKKNYEEGRRKLMVDNDSGAGDFMDAVVVKQLVKIAVLCLEDDPDRRPRMSHVVSMLWCG, via the exons ATGATGTCGTCTTCGCGAGATAATTGGGAGAGGCTGGTGGCGGCGGTGTTGAAGAGAGATGAGATACGCCAACTCTGCCACCAAAACTCCATCTCCACCACGTCATCCGATAGTCCGAGAACCTCTACTTCCAGTGGAGATCTTTCCAG AATTCTGGGCAACATATTGAAGCGTATACCCGTATCACCACCGCATCAACCGCCGCTTATTAGCGCTCCTGGCCTCGAAG CTGGGAAAAATGCTTCTGGACCTATTACAAGGAAGCTATTTTCTGCTTCGCTTTGGAGGAGGAAACCGAAGGACTACAATCTGGGCCAAGGTTTGGTTGGCATTCCTG AGGATCATTTTGGACTTGGGAGCTTTTTGCTGCGCGAGCTACTTGTTGCGACAGACAATTTTAGCAACAACAATGTCGTTGGACATGATCGACTTGGTAAAGTGTATAAAGGCCGACTAGCAGATGGCTCTCTAGTACAAGTTACAAGAATACGACGACAAGAAATTGAGATAAATTTGGAAATTACAAGCATTGCTGCTGCACATTGTAATGTACTTCGTGCTCGTGGATTTTGCTTTACGCAAAAAGAGAAGCTGCTCGTTTATCCTTTCATGGTTAATAAAAGCGTGGAGTTCTGGTTAAGAG AAAGAAATGAGCCACTGCCTCCCCTTGACTGGCCAACGAGGAGATATATATCACTTGGGGCTGCAAAGGGTCTAGCTTACTTGCATTATAGCAGGGGAATCGTTCATCATGATGTTAAAGCTGCAAATATATGGTTGGATGAGAACTTTGAAGCAGTTGTTGTTGACTTAACTTTGGGCGAATTTGTCGATTGCTGCGATAATGATATTGTCTTTCCATTAAAAGGAACACTTGGTCATATAGCTCCTGAGTACCTTGCTACTGGTAAGTGTTCGGTGAAAATTGATGTTTTTGGTTATGGGATCTTTCTTCTTGAGCTCATCACAGCACAGAGAGCTCTTGATCTTGCTCGTCTTGCCGATGATAATGGCATGATGTTCCTAGATTGG GTAAATGAAATTTACAAGGAAAAAGAATGGAAAGTGATTGTTGATGCAGAACTTCAAGGTAATTTCATAGATGAAGAGGTTGAGCAGTTGTTGCGaatagctctgctctgcacacgAACTGATCCAAAGCATCGTCCGACGATGTTGCAAATTGTGAGTGTGTTAAAATCTGCATGTAGATTGGCTGAGATGGAGGCAGAGTGGTTTATGGACGATATCGGAGGAGATACTTTGGAACGTCAATATGTCGAGGATTTTGCTCTGGATAAACTACAGGCTGCAATAGAGGATTTTAGCGACAAAATAATCAGTGAAGATGGTTTTAATATTATCTACAAAGGCTTTTTAGATGGCTCTCCTGTCGCAGTTGAAAGATACAATTCTCAAAGTCTAGAATATTATTTCGAAAAAGAATTGGAGATTGGCAGAACTTGTTTTCATCCAAATTTAGTCCGTGTGATTGGATTTTGCAAGACTCCAGAAGAACGACTGCTTGTTTTCCGGTTGATGGTCAATGGAAGTGTCGAATCATGGTTAAGGG GGAGACATGAATCGCGGCCTCCTCTCACTtggcaaaaaagaaaaaggatagCACTTGGTGCAGCAAGGGGTCTAGCTTATTTGCATGAAAAATGTGAAAAGAAAATCATTCATCGCGATGTCAAAGCTGCAAATATATTGTTAGATGAAAACTTTGTAGCAGTCGTTGCTGACTTGAAGTCAGCCAAGTTCATGGACCACAGCATGACTCATATTACCACAACCGTGACAGGAACAATTGGTCATATAGCTCCCGAGTACCTTGCCAGTGGTAGGTGTTCGGATAAAACTGATGTTTTTGGTTATGGAGCATTTCTTCTTGAGCTCATCACAGGGCACAGAGCTGTCGATCTTCTTGAAGTAGCCGATGAGGAAGATAGGCTGCGTGCTGATTGG GTAAAAAAGAATTACGAAGAGGGAAGACGGAAATTGATGGTTGACAATGATAGTGGTGCAGGCGATTTCATGGACGCAGTGGTGGTGAAACAGCTGGTGAAAATAGCTGTTCTCTGCCTAGAAGACGATCCCGACAGACGTCCGAGGATGTCGCATGTTGTGAGTATGTTGTGGTGTGGCTGA
- the LOC130991232 gene encoding endochitinase A-like: MKNSATLFTLVCLLLAGGEVVSGQKCGCKRGECCSKFGFCGNDNAHCGGNCWAGPCKGRNRVKVGDIVSDAFFNGIVASQGRRGCPGKGFYSRPRFLLAMAAYPTFATIGSADDSKREVAAFFAHVAHETGRLCFIEEKGGQSNSKTYCDPTNAQWPCAANKHYYGRGPLKLTWNYNYGAAGRAIGFNILRNPELVAANALISIKASIWFWMENCHAPFISGKGFGATIRAINSVECNGKSPTQVSSRVEYYKEYCKQFRVNPGPNLRC, from the exons atgaaaaattccGCCACTTTGTTCACCCTTGTCTGCCTACTTCTGGCCGGCGGCGAAGTCGTCTCCGGGCAGAAGTGCGGCTGCAAGCGGGGCGAGTGCTGCAGCAAATTCGGGTTCTGCGGCAACGACAACGCCCACTGCGGCGGCAACTGCTGGGCGGGGCCGTGCAAGGGGCGCAACAGAGTGAAAGTCGGAGATATTGTGAGTGATGCCTTCTTCAATGGGATCGTAGCCAGTCAGGGCCGCCGCGGCTGCCCCGGCAAGGGTTTCTACAGCCGCCCCAGATTTCTCCTCGCCATGGCGGCGTATCCCACCTTCGCCACCATTGGCTCCGCCGACGATTCCAAGCGAGAGGTTGCCGCCTTCTTCGCCCACGTCGCTCATGAGACGGGAC GTTTGTGCTTTATTGAAGAGAAGGGTGGGCAATCGAATTCGAAGACCTACTGCGACCCAACAAATGCACAATGGCCGTGTGCGGCCAACAAGCACTACTACGGCCGCGGACCGTTGAAGCTGACGTGGAACTACAACTACGGCGCAGCCGGCCGCGCCATCGGGTTCAATATACTGAGAAACCCCGAGCTCGTTGCTGCAAATGCCCTTATATCTATCAAGGCTTCCATATGGTTTTGGATGGAAAACTGCCACGCCCCTTTTATCTCGGGCAAGGGCTTTGGCGCCACGATCCGTGCTATTAATAGCGTGGAATGCAATGGGAAGAGTCCCACTCAAGTGAGCTCACGAGTCGAATACTACAAAGAGTATTGTAAGCAGTTCCGGGTTAATCCAGGACCTAATCTTCGATGTTAA
- the LOC130991242 gene encoding chitinase 5-like has product MKNLLTLFTLLGLLLAAGKWVSAQNCGCRSNECCSIYGYCGTGDDYCGGNCRSGRCQRHNGVKFADVVTDAFFNGIMSSQDRRNCAGKGFYTRARFIDAAASWPSFGSIGSTDDSKREIAAFFAHVAHESGRMCFIEEEGGKSKTYCDNTKEDWPCAANKRYYGRGPLQLTWNYNYGAAGQVVGFDGLKNPEILAVNPSMSIKAAVWFWMENCHAAFVSGNGFGATIRAINSVECDGRSPAQVNSRVNYYKDYCSQFRVDPGANNLRC; this is encoded by the exons ATGAAAAATCTCCTCACTCTCTTCACCCTTCTCGGCCTTCTTCTCGCCGCCGGAAAATGGGTTTCCGCTCAAAACTGCGGCTGCAGGTCCAACGAGTGCTGCAGCATCTACGGCTACTGCGGCACCGGTGACGACTACTGCGGCGGCAACTGCAGGTCGGGGCGGTGCCAACGACACAACGGAGTGAAATTTGCGGATGTCGTGACTGATGCTTTCTTCAATGGGATCATGTCCAGTCAGGACCGCCGCAACTGCGCCGGAAAGGGTTTCTACACGCGCGCCAGATTCATCGACGCGGCGGCGTCGTGGCCCAGCTTCGGAAGCATCGGCTCCACCGATGATTCTAAGCGAGAGATCGCTGCCTTCTTCGCCCACGTTGCGCATGAGAGTGGCC GTATGTGCTTTATTGAAGAGGAGGGCGGGAAATCGAAAACCTATTGTGACAACACGAAAGAAGACTGGCCGTGCGCGGCCAACAAGCGCTACTACGGCCGCGGGCCGCTGCAGCTGACGTGGAACTACAACTACGGCGCTGCGGGCCAAGTCGTGGGATTCGACGGATTGAAAAACCCTGAAATCTTGGCCGTAAACCCGTCGATGTCTATCAAGGCTGCCGTGTGGTTTTGGATGGAAAACTGCCATGCCGCTTTCGTCTCAGGCAATGGCTTTGGCGCCACGATCCGTGCTATCAACAGCGTAGAATGCGACGGGCGGAGCCCCGCCCAAGTCAACTCTCGGGTCAATTACTATAAAGATTATTGTAGCCAGTTTCGAGTTGACCCGGGAGCTAATAATCTTCGGTGTTAA
- the LOC130991243 gene encoding chitinase 6-like: MKNLVSFLTLLSLLLGGEQCVSAQKCSCRTSECCSKYGYCGNGPDYCGPDCHSGPCTGSNGVKVGDIVTDAFFNGIIAKQDRPNCAGKGFYTRPRFVEAAAAYPSFGTIGSPDDSKREIAAFFAHVAHETEKMCFIEETGGQTFCNATVAKWPCAANKRYYGRGPLQLTWNYNYGEAGEAIGFNGLSNPEIVATDPLISFKASLWFWQQNSHNPFVSGKGFGATIRAINSIECNGGNAGQVASRVNYYKDYCNQLRVDPGANLQC, translated from the exons atgaaaaatctcGTCTCTTTCTTAACCCTTCTCAGCCTTCTTCTGGGCGGCGAACAATGCGTCTCCGCCCAGAAATGCAGCTGCAGGACGAGCGAGTGCTGCAGCAAATACGGTTACTGCGGCAACGGCCCCGACTACTGTGGGCCCGACTGCCACTCGGGGCCGTGCACTGGAAGCAATGGAGTGAAAGTGGGTGATATTGTGACCGACGCTTTCTTCAATGGGATCATTGCCAAGCAAGACCGCCCCAACTGCGCCGGCAAGGGTTTCTACACACGCCCCAGATTTGtcgaggcggcggcggcctacCCGAGCTTCGGGACCATCGGCTCCCCCGACGATTCCAAGCGCGAGATCGCTGCATTCTTCGCCCACGTCGCGCATGAGACTGAAA AGATGTGCTTCATCGAAGAAACCGGCGGCCAAACATTTTGCAACGCAACAGTTGCAAAGTGGCCGTGTGCGGCCAACAAGCGCTACTACGGGCGAGGACCGCTGCAGCTGACGTGGAACTACAACTACGGTGAAGCCGGCGAAGCCATCGGATTCAACGGATTGAGCAACCCCGAAATCGTGGCCACGGATCCGCTTATATCTTTCAAGGCTTCGTTATGGTTTTGGCAGCAAAATAGCCACAACCCTTTTGTTTCGGGCAAGGGCTTTGGCGCCACGATCCGTGCTATTAATAGCATCGAGTGCAACGGCGGGAACGCCGGCCAGGTGGCATCTCGGGTCAATTACTATAAAGATTATTGCAACCAGCTCCGGGTTGACCCGGGAGCTAATCTTCAGTGTTGA
- the LOC130991235 gene encoding cryptochrome-1, with protein MENKCKSIVWFRRDLRIEDNPALAAVSRDESVLPVFIWCPKEEGPYHPGRVSRWWLKHSLIHLQQSLRSLGADLVVIKAESTLSALLDCISVVGATKVVYNHLYDPISLVRDHNIKQKLVELGIDVQSYNGELLFEPWEVYDDDEQAFTTFNAYWEKCMNTQKEPASHLPPWRLALAEGAGKNTSIEALDLENESEKPSNALLGRGWSPGWSSADKTFSEFVEHHLLNYSRDRLRVGGNSTSLLSPYLHFGELSIRKVFQSVRMKQFVWRNEQNTQGEESAALFLRAIGLREYSRYICFNFPFTHERSLLSSLQYFPWDTNQAHFKAWRQGRTGYPLVDAGMRELWATGWIHNRIRIIVSSFFVKFLILPWQWGMKYFWDTLLDADLESDILGWQYISGSLPDGHELERMDSPQVQGFKFDPEGEYVRQWLPELARMPAEWIHHPWDAPPSVLRSAGVDLGSNYPRPIIDVELARDRLTEAIAVMRGKEAAATSNGTDEVVFDNSEPHEKPAVAKAAKNPCPASSSHDQRVPSMRNSKSAIQNRKRVLEDNLNSCNVGTQAAKMDDDLCSTAESSSSKKAMTNSRVSFSVPRNCSSMSTGAPCPVPDSSDHNYSWQEEVGREEMSSKNGKQMLHEEKSSSLNL; from the exons ATGGAAAACAAGTGCAAGAGCATAGTGTGGTTTAGGAGGGATTTGAGGATTGAAGACAATCCAGCTTTAGCAGCTGTTTCAAGGGATGAGAGTGTGTTACCTGTTTTCATATGGTGCCCTAAGGAGGAAGGCCCATATCACCCCGGCCGAGTTTCGAGGTGGTGGCTCAAGCACTCCCTTATTCATCTGCAGCAGTCACTCAGATCTCTTGGTGCAGACCTCGTCGTGATCAAAGCCGAGAGCACCCTCTCTGCTCTCTTAGACTGCATCAGCGTTGTCGGGGCAACCAAAGTCGTGTATAACCATCTTTATG ATCCAATTTCACTTGTTCGTGATCATAATATTAAGCAGAAGTTGGTTGAACTTGGCATTGATGTGCAAAGCTATAACGGCGAGCTACTGTTTGAGCCGTGGGAAGTGTATGATGACGATGAACAAGCGTTTACAACCTTCAACGCATACTGGGAGAAATGCATGAACACGCAGAAAGAGCCTGCTTCGCATCTTCCACCGTGGCGTTTGGCTCTCGCTGAAG GGGCGGGGAAGAACACCTCGATCGAGGCACTGGACCTTGAAAACGAATCAGAAAAGCCGAGTAACGCCTTACTGGGGCGAGGGTGGTCACCCGGTTGGAGCAGTGCCGACAAGACTTTCAGTGAGTTCGTTGAACACCATCTGCTTAACTACTCGAGAGACAGGCTAAGGGTCGGGGGAAACTCCACGTCCCTTCTGTCTCCGTATCTGCACTTCGGGGAGCTCAGCATTAGGAAAGTGTTTCAGAGCGTGCGAATGAAGCAGTTCGTTTGGAGAAACGAGCAAAACACGCAAGGAGAAGAGAGCGCAGCGCTCTTCCTTAGGGCCATCGGCCTCAGAGAGTATTCTCGTTACATCTGTTTCAATTTCCCGTTCACCCACGAGAGGTCGCTGCTCAGCAGCCTCCAGTATTTCCCATGGGACACCAACCAGGCCCATTTCAAGGCCTGGAGACAGGGCCGGACGGGCTACCCGCTCGTGGATGCAGGAATGAGAGAGCTGTGGGCGACCGGATGGATTCACAACCGGATTAGGATAATTGTCTCGAGCTTCTTCGTGAAGTTTCTTATTCTGCCATGGCAATGGGGCATGAAGTATTTCTGGGACACACTTCTTGATGCAGACTTGGAAAGCGATATCCTCGGCTGGCAATACATTTCCGGCAGCTTGCCCGATGGCCACGAGCTCGAGCGTATGGATAGCCCACAG GTGCAGGGGTTCAAATTCGACCCGGAGGGCGAATACGTGAGGCAGTGGCTGCCGGAATTAGCACGGATGCCGGCCGAGTGGATCCATCATCCGTGGGATGCTCCTCCGTCCGTGCTCAGATCCGCAGGCGTGGACCTCGGATCAAACTACCCGAGGCCTATAATTGATGTCGAGCTAGCCAGGGATAGGCTGACCGAGGCCATAGCAGTCATGCGCGGGAAAGAAGCAGCAGCAACGAGCAATGGCACGGATGAAGTGGTGTTCGACAACTCCGAGCCCCACGAGAAACCGGCTGTGGCCAAGGCAGCGAAGAACCCCTGTCCGGCTAGCTCGTCTCACGACCAAAGGGTCCCATCGATGAGGAACTCCAAAAGCGCGATTCAGAATAGGAAACGGGTGTTGGAAGATAACTTGAACAGCTGCAACGTCGGCACTCAGGCGGCGAAAATGGACGATGACTTGTGCTCTACAGCTGAATCTTCTTCATCGAAGAAAGCCATGACAAACAGCAGAGTTTCCTTCTCTGTTCCTCGGAACTGCTCTTCGATGTCGACTGGCGCCCCGTGTCCGGTCCCCGACTCGTCCGACCACAATTACAGTTGGCAGGAAGAGGTCGGAAGGGAGGAGATGTCGAGCAAAAACG GGAAACAGATGCTTCATGAAGAGAAAAGCTCATCGCTCAATCTCTGA
- the LOC130991238 gene encoding low affinity inorganic phosphate transporter 1-like: protein MARQQMQVLTALDSAKTQWYHFTAIVIAGMGFFTDAYDLFCISLVTKLLGRIYYHRDGAANPGTLPPNVSSAVNGVAFCGTLAGQLFFGWLGDKLGRKRVYGMTLMLMIISSAASGLSFGATPKAVMATLCFSRFWLGFGIGGDYPLSATIMSEYANKKTRGAFVAAVFAMQGFGILTGGMVAIAVAAAFEAAFPAPAYEHGGGASTAPEADYAWRVILMFGALPAALTYYWRAKMPETARYTALVARNAKRAAADMSKVLQVEIEAEQEKMNDSTNAFGLFSKQFLRRHGLHLLGTTTTWFLLDIAFYSQNLFQKDIFTAIGWTPPPKTMNAMEEMYRIARAQTLIALCSTVPGYWFTVVFIDRIGRFAIQFMGFFFMTAFMFALAIPYDHWTRSENRIGFVIMYSLTFFFANFGPNATTFVVAAEIFPVRLRATCHGISAAAGKVGAMVGAFGFLYAAQAREAGKAEAGYPAGMGVRNALMVLGCVNALGMALTLLVPESKGRSLEEMSMENEEELQREIRTVPV from the coding sequence atggcTAGACAACAAATGCAGGTGCTTACCGCACTCGATTCAGCCAAAACGCAATGGTACCATTTCACCGCAATAGTGATAGCCGGAATGGGGTTCTTCACTGACGCCTACGACCTCTTCTGCATCTCTCTCGTCACCAAGCTCCTCGGCCGCATATACTACCACCGCGACGGCGCCGCCAACCCCGGCACGCTTCCCCCGAACGTCTCCTCCGCCGTCAACGGCGTCGCCTTCTGCGGCACGCTGGCGGGGCAGCTCTTCTTCGGGTGGCTCGGCGACAAATTAGGCCGGAAAAGAGTGTACGGGATGACGCTCATGCTGATGATCATATCCTCCGCCGCCTCGGGGCTGTCGTTCGGCGCCACGCCGAAGGCCGTCATGGCCACCCTCTGCTTCTCCCGCTTCTGGCTCGGCTTCGGCATCGGCGGCGACTACCCGCTCTCCGCCACCATCATGTCGGAGTACGCCAATAAGAAAACCCGCGGCGCCTTCGTCGCCGCCGTCTTCGCGATGCAGGGGTTCGGGATCCTGACCGGCGGGATGGTGGCGATCGCGGTGGCGGCGGCGTTCGAGGCCGCGTTCCCGGCCCCCGCGTACGAACACGGCGGCGGCGCGTCCACAGCCCCGGAAGCCGACTACGCGTGGCGCGTGATACTCATGTTCGGCGCGCTCCCGGCGGCCCTGACCTACTACTGGCGCGCGAAGATGCCGGAGACCGCGCGGTACACGGCGCTGGTGGCGAGGAACGCGAAGCGGGCGGCGGCGGACATGTCGAAGGTGCTGCAGGTGGAGATAGAAGCCGAGCAGGAGAAAATGAATGACTCTACGAATGCATTCGGATTGTTCTCGAAACAATTCCTCCGCCGCCACGGGCTGCATTTGCTCGGCACGACGACGACGTGGTTCCTGCTCGACATCGCCTTCTACAGTCAGAACCTTTTCCAGAAGGACATCTTCACAGCGATCGGGTGGACCCCGCCGCCGAAGACGATGAACGCCATGGAAGAGATGTACAGAATCGCTCGAGCTCAAACCCTAATCGCGCTGTGCAGCACCGTGCCTGGTTACTGGTTCACCGTGGTTTTCATCGACAGGATCGGGCGTTTCGCGATCCAGTTCATGGGGTTCTTCTTCATGACGGCGTTCATGTTCGCGCTAGCGATCCCTTACGATCACTGGACTCGCAGCGAGAACAGAATCGGTTTCGTGATCATGTACTCGTTGACCTTCTTCTTCGCGAATTTCGGGCCGAACGCGACGACGTTCGTGGTGGCGGCGGAGATATTTCCGGTGAGATTGAGGGCGACGTGCCACGGGATATCGGCGGCGGCGGGGAAGGTGGGGGCGATGGTGGGGGCGTTCGGGTTCCTGTACGCGGCGCAGGCGAGGGAGGCGGGGAAGGCGGAGGCGGGGTATCCGGCGGGGATGGGGGTGAGGAACGCGCTGATGGTGCTGGGGTGCGTGAACGCGTTGGGGATGGCGTTGACGCTGCTGGTGCCGGAGTCGAAGGGGAGGTCGTTGGAGGAGATGTCGATGGAGAATGAGGAAGAGTTGCAGAGGGAGATTAGGACAGTGCCGGTTTAG